The following nucleotide sequence is from Malania oleifera isolate guangnan ecotype guangnan chromosome 4, ASM2987363v1, whole genome shotgun sequence.
AAGGAGATTTCAACTAGACATGTGGATGAttgcaaaatcaaaattaaaagataaaagaTCAATCAAATTTATGGGTTTGTTATcctttgagcctataaatagtgaGCTCCAGAGGCACAAATGGAAGAAGGAGTTACTCATTAAAAAAAGAGTTAAGGAAAGGAAATTTGAAGATTGAGGAATTGGTggttgaaaaaaatatttttgtgagaaTTGAATACAAAAAAGTGAGGAAAAAATTGAGTGATCAAAATGGACGGGTGAAAGGGTTcgtgtagtgacctgaagaataatgatatttaaataataaagaaggagggAAATAAAAACAGAAACAACGTTCGTtgatgacgttgcactttgggtgtAATAACCCAGGAATTGAATCAAGGACTCGTTCACGAATACAGGGAATTTGTTGACAAGGATaacacagggtcttgtcgacgtgGGTATGTTTCTTCGAAGAGAAGAGACTGAGAGGCTGTTTTCTAaattctgaaattcgtcgacgaggagatggtgttcatcgacgaaccatcttcgtgacctcgtcgatgagatgatgtggctcgtcgacgaaggccgtagtataaatagtgttaaattCAGTTTTATCGCAGAAAATTCACCAAAATTCTTCCCTTTCTTCTCCCCTATGGCTCCTCCTCCCTTTCtcctcgattttggccccatcGATTGctagatcgacgatctaaggccaccacgacacttttgAGGATGTTTTCCctaagtctgtcggagcggatcgttggtgggacgaagttggatttcatcacaGATTCAGGATAAGacatttttgtcaaaatttgactttccagcaattgtaggaaatgtagtagtcgaagaaatagtgatattttgttttgggaaatgttgttttcaggatgttgagtggaaaaccctgtgggtgtaggacccgtcatagtaggagattttagcaggaatcaggtaaggggaatatgctatgctaagcaAACCTGCTTTgattcaatataaattatatggtTTTTAGCAAATAATTATTTAGATTTTTTATGTAGTTTCATAGTCTAAAACACTTGgttaagaacaacaatgtatagaatacagtgaaaggtcaagaactaaatgtcatatgagtAAGTGatagccacttatgaacattaaaacccattaaagaatcacaactcgaaacctcctatatattgaaaacttttatagtcaaactcaagttagcaaattaaatcctaaggaccaaagacaagctaaaaaatctccaacaaagtaaaggcaatcttaaaacatTCTAAATTaagattccaccactatcactgaatagaagataaacaaaccataatccatttcctcaatctataaccaaagatttttatgtccataactgaatccaagaaaccccaactcaatctatcacaagctttctcacaatctaagtaacaacttcatgcacaacccaagttgcatcaagaatgcttgagaagcaattTTCTGGACAagactagaaaaccttagttgaattgtgttttaacgttttccttgtaatattttcttcatagatggtattatgttatatgaattgtatattgaactactggaatacatgcttgtattAAACGCCAATTGCATGactaatgcagtacattatgaattgcatgctcgTAGTGGATTTgggttctcgcatgcttgaaatgttttattttatgaaaacaaTCATGttttaggtacatgttttataggaaaatgtccaatttacagacgacatgttaCCTAAATTTcgataaaatttttcaaaaaaaaaaaaaaaaaacacgtacAAAGacaattatgataaaatgaatgttaaaatatttttaaaaagatgagtgaaaattaaacgaaaagtcatttcattaagtcctaaatttgcatctattaacatacatgtcatatcatttgcttttaattATGAATAAGCATTATCATTTTTCCACCACTAGGGATACTCTGTTTTTAGAGCCGACTCTCCCTTTAGGTGGCTAAGGTGCTCGCCTAGGGCCCCAAAAATCTTGGGgcccccaaaatttttttaatataataatatatttttggggctctaatttttttttaattaaataatgttaacattatttattatgctctcttcccatacattgacttcccaactaacaaataaataaatttgtattttaaaatgtaaaataaatgcaatttaattttttttttcttcaagttTCATTGATTTCCCAACtaacaattttattatatttcttactatctattactctcatctctttctcttagcctctctaaaaaaatctttcAATTTCTCACTTTCTCACTCTCATATCTTAGTCTCTCTGATTTTCGCTCCAGTTCTTGcgttcatcatcttcgggcctctgattctctgtaattttcatcaaccataattttgatttcaatgtttgtgcattatttttctattattttcactctgaaattttttttttttctattttttcttagattttggaagtttTGAGGCTAGAACGTTGTATCCAGTAAGAATTCGATATCTTTAAAGTCTCGCTCGCCGAtcaatttgcaataataataataataatcaggttatactATTTCAatatattatttctatagatttattaaatttatttttatttgtttacataattttttcaatttatagttagtgttaattttgaaatttaattatgtcaacgagaaaatatgaatccggatatgaaaaacgaagaaaaaaaaagaaaataataaggGTCTCTGATTAAATCATTCActtagggccccatattgtgaagagccgaccCTATCTATTTTGAGgacgagttaaagtgtttacatgcGTGGTTTAATGCATacaactgtatatattcatatgtaggctattcacattcatttcagttattcatttagggttgaaaattattgtacggtgcactctctatatttttcttcctctTATTATACTGAGCGCTAGCTCTTCATTCtgttctccatttgtatactaattttttttttttacaattcttaatttgtagggtttgcagttgtcataacatcagcacggccatgcatgcactacagtcgtcggatgcaacttttgattatttttttgtaatttttatagttatttgaacaaatggaatttatgtattttaatttaaatttgtataatgtatatgtatttgtatttgaattttgaattttttgaaattttttttcttatctgaacagatgtcattttttttattttaatttaatttgtatttgaattcaaaattttgaaaaatttatgaattttgtagtaattatagTTTCAGTTATGTTTGTGAAAATATAATTACAGAAttttacaggaattgatgattcaaaaaattagtattaaaacaaattttaatttcttaattattagtgaaagattcaaattcgtcactaataccctactattagtgatgaatttgaatcctttgctaatactatattattagtgatgaatttgagctaagctaatgtagaatttatagtgataaTATtaaggttttagtgacggttataatccgtcactaatactccattattagtgatgaatttaaaatttgtcactaatagttagtagtaacggttgatataacaactaatttaaaaccatcactaatacttataaattcatcactaatactattagtgacgaatttatatgtattagtgacgaatttgatcattcactaataccctgattttttgtagcgTATTCTGAAAGTGATGTTGTGTTCTTACTGATTTTCATATGAAATTCTGATTCAATCTTTCAAATTCTTCACTTGATAATTAGAACACTGGTGATATTATTCTAAGCTTCaacttctatattgattttgattgaagtatattgattctaacttgtacaaatctgttcttttgagagtattttgtTGTACAAACAAAGTTTGTttctttgattttgatttttacagtttaggattgttgaattgttgcctaacgagagggttgttctcattagagaggcgaactccaccttgaacggagagaAGCTTACTTCACCTAGTAACAAAGTGGAAAGAAAATTCTTacagcgggttgcttgaggtaaggatGTAGGCCATtggccgaaccttataaaaaatctGGTATTTATCAAAATCTAGagttcagctcttcttcccttaactttttacATTCTTACATGATTATAAATTGTGTGTATGCTTAATTAATCATTAAGAACTTGCTAGATATTGGGAATTTGTTGGAATGTTGATTTTGGTTTTATTTGAATCAAGGAACTATATTGGTTGTGATTGTtggattgaaaattcaaattagATTTAATTACTGAATTTTTGAATACAAAAGCTGAGGTAAAACAAGTGTGATTGATTATTCTATTGaggcaaaaattgaaaaatacttGAGATTGATTTATTGAAATTGTATCTTGAAACTATAATTGATTTTTGCTGAAATACTGATTTTGAATATTGCTTAATCATTGAAGCGTTGTAATTTGGATTTGGATTGTAATCTTATATTTACATtaatattcatattcatattcttatCCAGGATTCCTGATTGGTATAGTACAGTCACTGATTAGATCTTTGTGATTGTACGATTGTTGTAATCTAACTTTAAAAGGGTAATAATAAATTGaaattccacaaaaaaaaaaaatttaattatcgaattcacccctcccccttctcgggaatacatcctaatttcaaaacttattttctattttattttccatCAATAGCAAAtactattgaaaaaaaaattcgtTTAATgattaaaatttgagaaaaaaaattgttcatTATGTGTAAAATCGAATTTTTGCTCATTGATTtggtatattaattttttattctctctctctctctctcaatttcttgataAATAAACATGCAAATGTAAATTTgttcatattttctttttctttcccttctatTTTCCAAGTTCTAGAATGATTTTGGTATATATAAAGGGCGTGCCCATAGTTATAACTCTTGAGCAAGTGGGAGACATGTTTCTAGAACTCATATAGCCAAAATTAATAGGATATATCAATGAATTATCAAAGTCAAATAACCATCATTACTCCCCATTATAAATACTTTTAAATTATATGGAAACCTCCCTCCTTCAAATAATTAACCATAAATTTAATCGAGGTATAACCTCCACTACTATAAAAGGGTTATTTCAAGGCAAGTTAGGCATCTCACTCTCATATATTCTTTCTTACTCTTACAATCTTATTCCTACATTCCTTGACTTAGGCATTGAAGTAGTCCCTCAGAGTACACTCCAAGTGCTCCAAGCCTCTTTTATTTGATTTCTTAAAGATGACCATGACCAGAGATCGTCTATATTAATCGGCCAATTTTTGGCAGTAACAAGAACCAAGGGAAAAAGGAATTCCCAAGCTTTTCAAAAGTAAGTGCGGGAACATGATTCAGGAGGATGGAAAAGGTCACAacttcaggaatatatatatatatatatatatatatatatatatatatattataatacgtTGAGTCCTTTGCATATGAGTGCCCATGAAAAACAAAAGAGACAAAAATTGAAAAGAAGCTTCCATAGCGTAACATTATCCTTAGATAAAGCATGAGCGATTTAAGCGACAAAAAATTCTTATTAGATAGAACTTGAATTTGgagttatattaaattttataatatataatacaaaattattttaaaatctgtTGAAATCCACCTAAATCTAAATCCAAGGTTTTCGAAATCCATCCTCCCAAACACTatcttaaaattacaaaataaaaagaagagtTCTCCTTTTGAGTTGTAACTGGCTAGTGATGGAAGGAGGATGACTCATGTCCCACTTGTGAAGCGCCTGCTGTTCTCGAGTACTTCTTCGAAGAAGGTGGCTTCGGTTGTGACCTTCTCCTAAGCAGCTGCTTCATTCCATCCACAACTCGAACTGCTGGGTTCGATTTAAATTTTCGACAAAATAACATATGATCTTTCACCGCCTCATCCACCTCAAACGGTTTCCCTCCACCAGCTTCGTCTCTTACTGCTTCCGAGCACAAACCACATAGCCATTTCCCTTTGAACTTTGCCTTCACTTC
It contains:
- the LOC131153495 gene encoding uncharacterized protein LOC131153495, whose translation is MEIVSTKCECCGLNEECTQEYISEVKAKFKGKWLCGLCSEAVRDEAGGGKPFEVDEAVKDHMLFCRKFKSNPAVRVVDGMKQLLRRRSQPKPPSSKKYSRTAGASQVGHESSSFHH